CAGCGACGACGTGTCGCCCTTCGGCCGCGAGGGGCAACCCGCGCTCATCCGCAACGTGAACGCCGGCCTCGGTACCCACTCGCCCCACATCCATGGGAACCACGCCTACCTCCTGACGTCGAACAACGCCTTCGGGCGGCCGGGGGTGACGAGCCTTCCCTATCACGTGGACGACGCCTGGACACCGGACCGGCGGCTTCCCCAGAACGGCTTCGTGCACAGCAACGTGGCGGGGCTCGACACCTGGTCCATGGCCCCCGGCGACCGGCGCGACCTGCTCGTCCCCTTCATCATGCCGCCCGACGTCCCGGCCGACCGGGCCGTGGTGGCACCCGTGGTGGACCGCATCGCCCGGGGCGGCACCGCCAACGCCTGGCCGCCGGTGGAGGAGCCCTATCCGCTCGTCTACCCCATGCACTCCCACAACGAGCTCTCCCAGACCGCGGCCGGGGGCAACTACCCCAACGGGCTGATCTGCCACTGGCAGGTGGACGGGCCCGTCGACACCTGGACCGAGGATGTGTTCGGGGTGAACCGAAGCCAGATCCTCCACCACGTACCCGGCCTGGACGGGGTCATCTCCGTGGAGAAGGCCGAGTTGCGGCTCAAGCTCAACCGCCTCCACGCCGAGGGCCGGTACTCCGGCAGCCCCGGCACCGAGCTCATGTTCTTCGCGGGGCACGACCACACCGGGCCCATGCTCGGCCGCACCACCGTGCGGGCCAACGGCACCTGGGAGTTCCGGGGACGGGCGCTCCCCGTAGCGCCCAGCCGGCGGCTCAGCGTCCACGCCGTGGTGCCGGGAGCCCCGCCGGACTTCCACGGCGGCGAGCTGCACGCAGTCCGGGTGGACGTGCGCTGAGGGCCGACCCCGGGCAGTCGGACCGACCCATCCCAGATCACGAAGCCAAGAGAGGAGCGATGCAATGGCCATAGAAGACATCATCCCGCGCGACCAGGACTTCCACACCCACGACGGAGCCACGACCTTCGACCCCCTCACCAGCCCGGCCGACCTGGTGATGATGCAGGAGTTCGGGGTCGCGGTGCCGACGAGCGAGCAGCTCCTCACTCGCAACGTCGCCGATCTCCCGACCCCGGAGGAGCAGGCCGTCACCCACCGGCTCAACCTCCTCGTCCCCGAGCTAACGGCGGGGCTCATCCCGACCCTCGACGATCTTCCCACCCCCGATCGGGTCGCCCCGGACCGGACGTTCGAGCGCCAAGGGCTGCACGACTTTGACCTGCCGGTCTACCCGGTGCGCACCGGCGGTACGGGCACCTTCGAGTTCGTGGAGATGTGGCCCTTCGAGGACACGGCGGCCGGTATCCTCACGTGGCCCTCGGCGCCCATCCGCTGCGTCGAGGGCGAGGTGTGCCACACCCGCATGAACAACCGGGGCGGCCCCCACA
The sequence above is a segment of the Thermodesulfobacteriota bacterium genome. Coding sequences within it:
- a CDS encoding multicopper oxidase domain-containing protein yields the protein WAYEFEAHGAHSGHGGGEEPIPVLRIPGPVIFAYEGETIHIDVENRFPSSQDGVPHGFAIPGIVESGPIPRGETFHWVAPAPAAGTYLYFDHLNAPINRVMGLHGVLVVLPRRGNTPYSNPTPAVQSLFDHLGRLNWSPGRGSEHFPGHPWDPARTWVWLMSTVDPYLNEQLRLNPGMSGSQYQQDYLAQYFLMNGKSGFFSAHSDDVSPFGREGQPALIRNVNAGLGTHSPHIHGNHAYLLTSNNAFGRPGVTSLPYHVDDAWTPDRRLPQNGFVHSNVAGLDTWSMAPGDRRDLLVPFIMPPDVPADRAVVAPVVDRIARGGTANAWPPVEEPYPLVYPMHSHNELSQTAAGGNYPNGLICHWQVDGPVDTWTEDVFGVNRSQILHHVPGLDGVISVEKAELRLKLNRLHAEGRYSGSPGTELMFFAGHDHTGPMLGRTTVRANGTWEFRGRALPVAPSRRLSVHAVVPGAPPDFHGGELHAVRVDVR